The DNA region TGATACCAGCGCTGCGAATGGCTGTCGCGATCGGCCAGGAACTTGGCCAGCGAGATGATGATCAGGATTTTGGCGATTTCGGACGGCTGCACCGGCAGGAAGCCGAGGCTGAGCCAGCGCTGCGCGCTGAACTGCGACTGGCCGCTGGCGGCCACCAGCCCCAGGATGCCGACCGCGGCGATGTACGGCAGGAACGGCCAGAGCTCCCAGAAGCGGTAGTCGACCAGGGTGAAGATCAGCATCAGCACGATGCCGCCCACCACATACAGCAACTGGCGGACGTAGAACTCGTCCATCAACTCGCCCTGCGGCGGCGCGGCGGAGTAGATCATCCCCACGCCGAAGGCCGACAGGATGAGGACGCAGGCAAACAGCACCCAATCGAAATGGCGGAACAGTCGCAACATGGCTCGCCTGGTTTGCGTCTCTCGTTATTTGCGTTTGCGTTTCGGCGCAGCATCGCGCGGGCCGACGATCGGGATGTCCGCCGTCAGCTTCTGATAGCCGCGCCCGCTGGTCAGTTTGATTTCCATCGACTGCTCGTCGATGGTGACGTGCCTGGAGATCACGGCGATGATCTCGCTCTTCAGGGTCTCCATCAGCTCCGGTGACAGCTTGACCCGGTCGTGCACCAGCACGAGTTGCAGACGCTCTTTGGCGATTGCGCTGCTGGACGGCTCGCGGCGTCCGAAAAGACGGTCGAGGATGTTCATAAGGCTCCCTTGGCGCTCGTCAATTGCCGCGAGGGCGCAGCATCCGCCCCAGCCGGTTCCAGAGGCCGTCGTCGTTCTTCAGGATCATGAGCGGCACATCCTGGCCCATCAGGCGGGCCGCGATGTTCCGGTATGATTGCCCGGCCTGCGATTGGTTGTCCATCGCAGCGGGCTGGCCGCGGTTGGTCGTGACGATGATCGCTTCGTCGTCGGGCACGACGCCAACCAGGTTGATGGCGAGCACTTCAAGCACGTCTTCGACGCTGAGCATGTCGCCGCGCTTGACCATCGCCGGCCGCAGGCGGTTGATGATCAGCCGCGGCTCGCCCTTCTCCGCGGCCTCCACCAGCCCGATGATCCGGTCGGCATCGCGCACCGCCGATACCTCCGGCGTCGTGACAATCAGGATCTCATCGGCGCCGGCAATGGCGTTGCGAAAACCCTGTTCGATGCCGGCCGGCGAGTCGATGAGCACGAAGTCGTGCTCTTTCTTCAACTCGGCGCACAGCGTGCGCATCTGGTCCGGATTGACCGCAGACTTGTCGCGTGTCTGCGCGGCCGGGATGAGGTACAATTCCGGCATGCGCTTGTCTTTGATCATCGCCTGGCGCAGCCGCGCGCGCC from Chloroflexota bacterium includes:
- the minE gene encoding cell division topological specificity factor MinE, with product MNILDRLFGRREPSSSAIAKERLQLVLVHDRVKLSPELMETLKSEIIAVISRHVTIDEQSMEIKLTSGRGYQKLTADIPIVGPRDAAPKRKRK
- the minD gene encoding septum site-determining protein MinD; amino-acid sequence: MGRVITITSGKGGVGKTTTTANLGVALALQGKKVVCLDADIGLRNLDVVMGLENRIVYDIVDVVEGRARLRQAMIKDKRMPELYLIPAAQTRDKSAVNPDQMRTLCAELKKEHDFVLIDSPAGIEQGFRNAIAGADEILIVTTPEVSAVRDADRIIGLVEAAEKGEPRLIINRLRPAMVKRGDMLSVEDVLEVLAINLVGVVPDDEAIIVTTNRGQPAAMDNQSQAGQSYRNIAARLMGQDVPLMILKNDDGLWNRLGRMLRPRGN